In one window of Arthrobacter pascens DNA:
- a CDS encoding Nramp family divalent metal transporter, whose protein sequence is MSTEEAVEPEASTTGTAEGQAGHQGNGEPPAQVEKAAPWRRLLGLLGPGLVTGAADDDPSGIATYAQAGATFSNGMLWTAPATLPMMMAVQEICDRTALATGDSLGALARRKFSRKPRVVIAILIVALLAANTLNAAADLMAIGQGMELLGAGPDHVWSAVAGIGIAFVLVAGGFTVIAKVFKWLCLALLTYVAVLFVAKVDWADVVTGLLGLQFRFSPDYLGLIVAVLGTTISPYLFFWQSAHRVEELRSEDRGGDDAIGLRQRDQAAAARKLRNARADVFIGMFFSVMVMFAIMAATAATLGKDGTDVKSASDAAKALEPIVGPAAKYLFAAGFIGSGILAVPVLVASGSAGLAGLLGKNWGFDRRPGNARTFYILLGIGTLGGVLISFFSSDPIGLLIFSAIINGVAAAPFLIVTMLISRDKEIMGEYRNGRLAATLGWSTTAIMVVAGGIGIYTTITGAGS, encoded by the coding sequence TTGAGCACCGAAGAAGCCGTCGAACCCGAAGCGTCGACCACCGGCACCGCAGAGGGCCAGGCGGGGCACCAAGGCAACGGAGAACCTCCGGCCCAAGTGGAGAAAGCGGCCCCATGGCGGAGGTTGCTGGGACTGCTCGGACCAGGTTTGGTGACGGGAGCGGCCGACGACGACCCGTCCGGAATCGCCACCTACGCCCAGGCCGGCGCCACGTTCTCCAACGGCATGCTCTGGACAGCACCGGCCACCCTGCCCATGATGATGGCCGTCCAGGAGATCTGCGACCGGACGGCATTGGCCACCGGGGACAGTCTGGGCGCCCTTGCCCGCCGGAAGTTCTCCCGCAAGCCCCGCGTGGTGATCGCGATCCTGATCGTCGCGCTGCTTGCAGCCAACACGCTCAATGCAGCGGCAGACCTGATGGCGATCGGGCAGGGCATGGAGCTGCTGGGTGCGGGCCCGGACCACGTCTGGAGCGCCGTCGCTGGCATCGGGATCGCCTTCGTCCTGGTGGCGGGCGGCTTCACCGTCATCGCCAAGGTCTTCAAGTGGCTGTGCCTGGCGCTGCTCACCTACGTGGCAGTTCTCTTCGTCGCGAAGGTCGACTGGGCCGACGTCGTGACCGGACTGCTGGGACTGCAGTTCCGGTTCAGCCCGGACTACCTGGGCCTGATCGTGGCGGTCCTCGGCACCACCATCTCCCCCTACCTGTTCTTCTGGCAGAGCGCACACCGGGTGGAGGAGCTCCGGTCCGAAGACCGCGGCGGGGACGACGCCATCGGACTGAGGCAGCGGGACCAGGCCGCCGCGGCCCGGAAGCTGCGCAACGCACGCGCCGACGTGTTCATCGGCATGTTCTTCTCCGTGATGGTCATGTTCGCCATCATGGCCGCAACGGCAGCGACCCTGGGAAAGGACGGCACGGACGTCAAGTCAGCGTCCGATGCAGCCAAGGCCTTGGAGCCCATTGTCGGCCCTGCAGCGAAGTACCTGTTCGCGGCCGGCTTCATCGGCTCTGGCATCCTGGCCGTCCCCGTTCTCGTCGCCTCAGGTTCCGCAGGGCTCGCCGGGCTCCTCGGCAAAAACTGGGGCTTTGACCGGCGGCCCGGCAACGCCCGCACGTTCTACATACTGCTGGGTATTGGCACTCTCGGGGGAGTGCTGATCAGCTTCTTCTCCTCGGACCCGATCGGGCTGCTGATCTTCAGTGCCATCATCAACGGCGTCGCGGCGGCACCCTTCCTGATCGTGACCATGCTGATCTCAAGGGACAAGGAGATCATGGGCGAATACCGCAACGGCAGGCTCGCGGCCACCCTGGGCTGGTCCACCACGGCAATTATGGTGGTGGCCGGAGGCATCGGCATTTACACCACCATCACAGGCGCCGGCAGCTGA